One window of Pseudacidobacterium ailaaui genomic DNA carries:
- a CDS encoding thioredoxin family protein: MHTSARKNCLALIATLLFTCLAASGQGRTIYSDTADAHKDIAQALAQARREHKRVILDFGGNWCGDCQVLDIYLHQQPNLDLLNRYFVLVHINVGRFDRNTDIAEKYQVPLKKGVPALAILSATGRLLYSQKNGEFEAMRRMDPASVTQFLQQWKPTKS, translated from the coding sequence ATGCACACTTCTGCCCGCAAAAACTGCCTCGCGCTGATTGCAACCCTCCTTTTCACGTGCCTAGCCGCTTCCGGGCAGGGACGTACCATTTACTCTGACACCGCAGATGCGCACAAGGACATTGCGCAGGCTCTGGCCCAGGCAAGGCGCGAGCACAAGCGCGTCATTCTTGACTTTGGCGGAAACTGGTGCGGAGACTGCCAGGTGCTGGACATTTACCTGCACCAGCAGCCGAACCTGGACCTGCTAAACCGGTACTTCGTCCTTGTCCACATCAACGTGGGCCGCTTTGACCGTAATACCGACATTGCCGAGAAGTATCAGGTGCCGCTCAAGAAGGGTGTGCCGGCCCTGGCCATACTGAGTGCAACGGGCAGACTGCTTTACAGCCAGAAGAACGGCGAGTTTGAAGCCATGCGCCGGATGGACCCGGCGTCCGTCACGCAGTTTCTACAGCAATGGAAGCCCACAAAAAGTTGA